Proteins encoded together in one Drosophila albomicans strain 15112-1751.03 chromosome 2R, ASM965048v2, whole genome shotgun sequence window:
- the LOC117575553 gene encoding checkpoint protein HUS1: protein MKFRAKMQDVLYMREFQAIVATLAKLAKDCVMILAQERMHFIVNEDHSSTSSPLVWASIAAKDYFPEYKMSPARPDHEFIVLAMSASHLSRSLAVLRSGSTSSVHSCKLKLKMIQFPCISVIASVVSPSSSESREVVHDVPATIIPSSDWAAYVLPKVPRAEIVLGLPSLRLMRSLIDKLKNIAPSLVFHGSAAGELNLVSESDMATITTRFSRLMPYPATKESQQVASCEEASCSVDSRKASAFFGALQLPNEEIIIGIDREHCIYLQLDIRNNVVLHSILPAVCI, encoded by the coding sequence ATGAAGTTCCGCGCCAAGATGCAGGATGTGCTTTACATGCGCGAGTTCCAGGCCATAGTTGCAACGCTGGCCAAGCTGGCCAAGGATTGTGTAATGATATTGGCGCAGGAGCGAATGCACTTCATAGTTAATGAGGATCACAGTTCGACATCGTCGCCACTAGTCTGGGCCAGCATTGCGGCCAAAGATTACTTTCCTGAGTACAAAATGAGCCCAGCTCGACCCGATCACGAGTTCATAGTGCTGGCCATGTCCGCCTCTCATCTGAGTCGCTCTCTCGCGGTACTACGCAGCGGAAGTACAAGCTCGGTGCACAGTTgcaagttgaagctgaagatGATACAATTCCCGTGTATTTCAGTGATTGCTTCGGTGGTTTCGCCTAGCTCTTCAGAGTCACGCGAAGTGGTTCATGATGTGCCAGCCACCATAATCCCGTCCAGCGACTGGGCCGCCTATGTGCTGCCTAAAGTGCCGCGTGCGGAGATTGTGCTCGGTTTGCCGTCGTTGCGCCTTATGCGCAGTTTGATAGATAAGCTGAAGAACATCGCGCCGAGTCTTGTGTTTCATGGCAGTGCGGCGGGGGAATTGAATCTGGTTTCTGAATCGGATATGGCCACAATCACCACACGCTTTAGTCGTTTGATGCCGTATCCGGCCACCAAAGAGTCGCAGCAGGTGGCAAGTTGCGAGGAGGCTTCATGCTCTGTGGACTCACGGAAGGCGTCGGCATTTTTTGGGGCACTGCAGCTGCCCAACGAGGAGATCATCATTGGCATCGATCGGGAACACTGCATCTATTTGCAGCTAGACATACGCAACAATGTTGTGTTGCATTCCATTCTTCCAGCTGTttgtatttag